In Pelmatolapia mariae isolate MD_Pm_ZW linkage group LG2, Pm_UMD_F_2, whole genome shotgun sequence, one DNA window encodes the following:
- the cetn2 gene encoding uncharacterized protein cetn2, producing MATVAKRPSLQGPVPPPRKKTAPKPELTEVQKQEIREAFELFDTDGSGYIDVKELKVAMRALGFEPKKEEIKKMIGEVDKDGTGKISFADFLTVMTQKMAEKDSKEEILKAFRLFDDDETGKISFKNLKRVAKELGENLTDEELQEMIDEADRDGDGEVNQQEFLRIMKKTCLY from the exons ATG GCAACCGTTGCCAAGAGACCATCCCTGCAGGGTCCGGTGCCCCCTCCTCGCAAGAAGACAGCCCCCAAGCCAGAGCTGACGGAGGTACAGAAGCAGGAGATCAGGGAGGCCTTTGAGCTGTTTGACACTGATGGCTCTGGATACATCGATGTGAAGGAGCTTAAG GTTGCCATGAGAGCTCTGGGATTTGAACCAAAGAAAGAGGAGATCAAGAAGATGATAGGTGAAGTTGATAAGGATGGCACAGGAAAGATCTCCTTTGCAGACTTCCTCACTGTCATGACACAGAAAATG GCTGAAAAGGACTCTAAGGAGGAGATCTTAAAAGCTTTccggctgtttgatgacgacgAGACGGGCAAGATATCATTCAAGAATCTGAAGAGGGTAGCCAAAGAGCTTGGGGAGAACCTGACAGATGAAGAGCTGCAG GAAATGATAGATGAAGCGGACAGGGATGGAGATGGGGAAGTGAACCAGCAGGAGTTCCTGCGCATTATGAAAAAAACCTGCCTGTACTGA
- the gcna gene encoding germ cell nuclear acidic protein, whose translation MNDATSKSFHKVAKRMGWMDEGGLEETEKKLMSKIGKSRHAGTSGHGSASKWRNSALSESSDDEFDRFLMEKATPQAKATAHKPRSPAKTGSSSIVVVSSDDDDTAFETFLQLAKTPNTKPKKTSKSGSEDSFHNFIVDDCSSDDDFVEPKSSFKAPKKTNTPTSQPQTRRPLSLFNSPVFVSDNEDDDNIVVKSTWRTRHTRPKSLPKTSENTPPLCNDDETSPSLPSPPAPSPLCRPSNEAKTVVISPKRTFSVPSKLDDSSSSEEEFTSLLERLKKKNNFIGNSFLPNNSKESNKEPAGTVSVPPVSQTPGSKSLGVKTPGKSSILKPAVSQSEPRHGPTSKSVLCKTPGCFLQSLTNPSSSYVGSFKQNKEALTSKVYQLYNTTVFESKLPANMSVTWNKKMRKTAGYCVTGQEKGGGNRYARIELSEKVCDSADRLRDTLIHEMCHAATWLINGVRDGHGNFWKLYARKATLAHPELPMVTRCHSYDIKYKFQYQCTRCKNTIGRHSKSLDTQRFVCALCTGQLVLLTPSKPRAPTPFANFVKENYSSVRQELAGQSHAEVMRKLSADFAAKTKLSQS comes from the exons ATGAACGATGCTACGTCCAAGTCTTTTCACAAAGTGGCTAAAAGAATGGGGTGGATGGATGAGGGAGGACTGGAGGAAACGGAAAAGAAG TTGATGAGTAAAATTGGTAAGAGTCGTCATGCTGGTACAAGTGGTCATGGATCAGCAAGTAAGTGGAGAAACTCTGCGTTGAGCGAATCCAGTGACGATGAATTTGACAGGT TTCTTATGGAAAAAGCCACACCCCAAGCTAAAGCCACTGCACACAAGCCACGCAGTCCTGCAAAGACAGGCAG ttCAAGCATTGTTGTGGTGAGCTCAGATGATGACGATACCGCttttgaaacat TTCTTCAGCTTGCAAAAACTCCCAATACCAAACCCAAGAAGACATCTAAAAGTGGCAGTGAGGACAG CTTCCATAATTTTATAGTTGACGACTGCTCATCAGATGATGACTTTGTTGAGCCAAAATCATCTTTCAAAG CTCCTAAGAAGACCAATACTCCAACATCCCAGCCTCAAACAAGGCGACCCCTGTCTCTGTTCAATTCACCTGTCTTTGTCAGCGACAATGAGGATGATGATAATATTGTGGTGAAGAGCACTTGGAGAACCCGTCACACGAGGCCCAAGTCACTTCCAAAGACCAGTGAGAATACTCCTCCTCTGTGCAATGACGATGAAACTTCGCCGTCACTCCCCTCTCCTCCTGCTCCGTCTCCTTTGTGTCGTCCTTCAAACGAAGCTAAAACAGTCGTGATCTCTCCCAAGCGCACTTTTTCAGTGCCTTCTAAGCTGGATGATTCAAGCAGTTCTGAGGAGGAGTTTACATCCCTGCTGGagagactgaaaaagaaaaacaatttcatAGGGAATTCATTCCTACCGAACAACAGCAAAG AGAGCAATAAGGAGCCTGCTGGGACAGTCTCAGTTCCTCCTGTATCCCAAACACCAGGCTCTAAATCATTAGGTGTGAAGACACCTGGAAAATCATCGATCTTGAAGCCCGCTGTCAGTCAGAGCGAGCCGAGACACGGTCCAACCAGCAA GAGTGTGCTGTGTAAGACCCCGGGCTGCTTCCTGCAGTCGCTCACAAATCCCAGCTCCAGCTATGTGGGCAGCTTTAAGCAGAACAAAGAGGCACTCACAAGTAAAGTCTACCAGCTGTACAACACCACAGTGTTTGAGAGTAAG CTCCCTGCGAATATGTCAGTGACCTGGAATAAGAAGATGCGTAAAACAGCCGGCTACTGCGTTACAGGGCAGGAAAAGGGTGGAGGGAACCGCTACGCCCGCATAGAACTGTCAGAGAAAGTCTGTGACTCTGCAG ATCGTCTCAGGGACACACTGATACATGAAATGTGTCATGCTGCAACATGGCTGATTAACGGTGTAAGGGACGGGCATGGAAACTTCTGGAAGCTCTATGCTCGCAAAGCAACACTGGCACATCCGGAGCTGCCGATGGTCACGCGCTGCCACAGCTATGACATCAAGTACAAATTCCAGTACCAGTGCACTCGCTGCAAGAACAC GATCGGCCGTCATTCCAAGTCACTGGACACGCAGAGATTTGTGTGCGCCCTCTGCACTGGTCAGCTTGTCTTGTTGACGCCTTCTAAGCCACGTGCTCCCACACCTTTTGCCAACTTTGTCAAGGAAAATTACTCAAGTGTACGACAGGAGCTAGCAGGACAGAGTCATGCAGAGGTGATGCGGAAACTTAGTGCAGACTTTGCCGCGAAGACTAAACTGAGTCAAAGCTGA